The Microcaecilia unicolor chromosome 3, aMicUni1.1, whole genome shotgun sequence nucleotide sequence ATTTCACTGCAAACTTTCCTCAGGAATCTATGTACTAAGCATTTTTCCATACACACAAAATGGGGAAAACCCTTTGTGAGATTTACAAAGCTTTGACATTTGGTGTTGCCCTGTTCTAATtttggaaaaatggcccctgctgtggCTGCTAGAAGAGGAAAAATATTATTAAATAAGGAGTAAAATGGTTAAATAATTCTGTTAGAACTTAAAAACAAAAGTGGAAAATATGTCCAGTGTGGGGACGAGTCAGGACGTGGGATTATTGACCCTGGAgaatttgtattaaaaaaaaaagagagaaaaaaataatttctctgTGCATCTCCTGCTGTCACCATCAATGAAGCAGAAACTCACTGGAGACAGGGGCAAAAATTTGCAGACCAAAGCACAGGAAAAATAAAGCCACCAAATTCAGTCAGGATTATACAGGTTAGAACAtgagactagccatactgggtcagactgattgtccatctagcccagtatcctgtttccaacagtggccaactcaggtcacaagtatctggcaagatcccaaaacagtaaagcaaattttatgctgtttatcctagaaataagcagtggattttcccaagtccatcttaataatggctaattattattattagcatttgtatagtgctaccagacgcacgcagcgctgaatacctgatacaaagagacagtccctgctcaaaagagcttacaatctaaataatacagacagacaagacagttacgggtgagggaagtaatgggtgagtaatggctaatggacttttcttgtaggaaattagccaaacctttttaaaaccctgctaagctaactgcttttaccacatctggcATTGAAGTTTGCTAGAtttgttattgtaaaccactgttaggcagtatatcaaaaataaaGTGAACTTgatgttgcccaagatcacaaggagctacagtgatcATCCACTTACACAGTGCAATTTCAGCTTCCTCCCTCAACCAGTGTTTTCCATATGATCTCTGAgcacgagtggcctagtggttagggttgtggactttggtcctggggaactgaggaactgagttcaattcccacttcaggcacaggcagctccttgtgactctgggcaagtcacttaatcctccattgccccatgtaagccgcattgagcctgccatgagtgggaaagcgcggggtacaaatgtaacaaaaaaaaaaattgtccgcATCTGTACCAAGCATGCTCAAAATCTTTCAAGTAGTGCCCTTCACCAGCTTAGGTTATAGAATTTCACACCCTGTCTTCTTCAACTTGAATTCTTACAAGTCAGTGACTTAATCCAGCAGCCAGGCCTGCTTCCTTATCCTAATATCAAATTTTGTAATACACCTCCACAGGCACCAAAACTATTGTCCAAAACATCCGGTTTCCTATGGTCACTGAAATTTAGGCTTTCACCATGGTCCACCTCTGTGCTGATTACTCtaaccatcctagaagcccagggcATCTGTAGTATAGTTTGAGACACTCTTTGCAAATTAGATAAAGTACTAACACCTTAGTACTTTATCTAATTACTCCTTCTTTTTGTGAGATTCATGTCAACCTCTATATGTTTTGGGGAGGGAGTGGATGGAGGTGGGCTATGTTCTTTTTGTCACTTCTGTTCCTCTCATCGACATCTTAAGCAATCTGACATAATGATCTCTGTTGCATactatctcccaaattctataaaagtcgctaaaaaaaTGCATGCGCTAATTTactcacacaacttaattgaataacaagctaattaactCTGGTAATAGGAttgtaaacaagcaattattggcactaattagatttaatttgaaTAATctcgcataaatttaggcatgggatctacaCCTAAGCTTTACACACCACTTCAAAAAGGAGGCTCATAAATGtaagggtaatgggtggaatgggagtattcctaaaattaacacgcagtgttatagaataatggggattcatgcctaatttaggcgcaaagatttgcatcacatttcagttggtgcaaagggCTACTTCTAAAGTTAGACGCGATTCCTGggcgtaagcactattctgtaaactgtgtctaactttaagtgtggcttataaatTAGCATTTTTtgtagtgccatatatagaattcatccttATACAAATAATAAACTTTAATGGAATAACATATAtgtatttgttctttatattGAAAAAGATTTAATAAAAAGatgtatactatcaggcttattttcgaaagagaagggcgcccatctttcgacacaaatcgggagatgggcgttctcggtttccattatgaccgaaaaccggggacgaccatctctaaggttgaccatctcaacatttgtcgaccatctctaaggtcgacctaaatgttgagatttgggcgtccccaaccgtattatcgaaatgaaagatggctgcccatcttgttttgataatacgggtttccccgccccttcacggggacgtcctgtgaggacatcctcaggaatacttgggtgccccgttcgattatgcccctccacatctgcaTTTACACACCAAGCTTTAGGCCATGTTTTCGGCTGACGCTTAAAAGtgaatattctataaagtgcgcacAGGAATAGTCGGGACACCCATGATACACCCATTTCCTTCCCATGTGAACGCCACTTTGCAATTGCGAGTGATGGAACTTAAGTGCTATGTTTACAGAATAGGGGCATAACTCATTTATGCATGCAGTTGCtaattaagtttcaagtttatttacctcttgatataccacccataaTCATGCCTTCTGAGCGGTGTACAATATATTGgtaaaattcagaaaagaaagtAGGGAAAGAATTACAATTGTTAAAAAGAAAGAATTAGAGAAAggctaaaaacaaattaaaagcaAGCCAAAAGTCCAGATGTCCTGGACCCAAGAGAGCGCAGgcaaaaaaggacccaaatgggTTGGGTTAGTCACATTTCAAGTATGAAAAGTATCttgaaataaaaatgcttttaatGCAGTTTTTAATATTGCATGAGTGGATTCAGACCCCAGAGAAATTGGAGTAGAATTCCATAAGGTAggagctatgaaactgaaaatcTGTGAACAGATAGTGTCTGGTCTTCTTATTTGAAAGGAGGGGATAATTAACAGATTTTGAGATGAAGACTTGCGGGATCAAGAGGGGTATAAGATATCAAAAGATGAGGACGATATAGTGGCTGTAAAGAATGATACATTTTGTATGTGTCAAAATGCTGTAAGTTATCACAATGTGTAATTGGCAGACAATGCTCCTGATATAATAAAGGGGTCACGTACGTGATTGAATTTACGCAAATTGGTGAGAAGTTTTACTTCTGAATTCTATACAATCTGTAGACATCGTAAATCAGAAGATCGAGTACCATATAGgagagcattacagtaatccatctTACTGATGATGAAAGCATAGATCAATACACGAAGAACTCCTTGTCTAAATAGATGTCTAACTGAGTATAACGTGTGCAATTTAAAGAAGCAAGAGTGTATGACTGCAGATATTTGTGGTTGGAAAGTTAGATGTTGATCTAAAGTTACTCCCAAAACCTTAACTGCTGGTTGAAGTGTGATAGTATATCCAGCTATAGTAATAAGAGCTCTCAATTTGGGATCACCCTTCCAAGTGAAAAGGACTCCTTGTGTCTTGTCTGGATTCAATTTGAGTTTATGAGTGAACAGCCAATTAGCAATAAGatccaattagtggcaattaatgcttgttaactccaattattggtATCTATCTCCAATTAAGCGCTAATtatgttacatgcataactgaccCTGTTCTTTATAGGATTTGGGAGATATTACGCACTCTTATTGACAAAAGACATTTGTTTCAAACAGCAGCCCCATTCCTAGTGCTAACtcttcttgtaaatacaaaataTCTTCCTTTATTGttccctcctccccactccccccccccccccccttttatcagTCAAGCACCGTAATGGATGAGAAGGAGCTTCACGGGAAGGAGTTTTGCTCCTGGGAGGAGTTCAGCTTATTCTTCGACAGCTGGTGCGAGCAAAGGAAAGTTCTCTTCTTTGTCAAGAACTCTCTACCGCTCAGCAAGTGCAAGTGGGCCTGTGACCCTCCAAGGCCTGAGGTGGTGGATGCCCTGAAGTACAGCTCCGTCCGCCTCGTCTGCAAGGACAGAAAAGGCGCTGCCAGCAAAATGGAGCCAGGGTAAAGCTGAAGCTCGTGCCATGGGACAGAATGTGTCCAGGCCTGATTTTCCCCTCAGTGCATCTCTGAATGTGCAGGGCCTGCTTTTGAGAAGATGAAAGCCACAAGTCCAGAAATGCAATGGTCAGTGGTCAACAAGATGGTAGAAAAATAATGACAGTGAGACACCAGTATGGCACATAAGGTTTTCTTAAATGAACACAGTCTCAACTGTAATTAAGagatttaggtctttttaccaccatcccAATAACCATACATATAAAAGAttggaatgataaaagaccaggccACATGTATGAGAAAAGCAGTTTATTAACTTACCAATAGAGTATACAGAATTGGAAATAAATTTTCTCATAGGAGTACAGTTCTGCTTATACAAAAGTATTGGCTGAGACTGTCTCAAACATTTACTAATCAGGCTGCTGCTTATATACTGTTTCCATACAAAGCCCTTTCATAAAACATTAGTTCATTCTTCTCACTCATCATCCTTTTCTCTTGTGTTGTTCAGCCAAAAACTCCCTGCTACATTTCTATTATCTCATGTTCTCTTTCCTGAACTCCTGTTCACGTATCATTCTAGCTACAGTgatgtctgtttgtttgtttggtcggCCGTCACCTTTAAACAACGTCCCTTGATCCATAACCATGCTACTGTTTCTTcacaacacagccatgttttggcagatgcctgcatcaggagtataTTCTTCTGCATGTGCCATCATCAACCAGCACACTGCCATACAGATGGTAATCACACCAATTACCGGCTTCCAAAAGAACATTTTTAGAGACGTAATCTGGCTAACTGCTGGCATCCATAAAGTGGGTTTATTTATTAAAACTATGTGCTGTACTTTATTTATTACCCGCAATATCCAGTAGTTCTAGGCAGGGTACAAAAGTAAAACATACACCATACTGATATCTCATCATCATCATTTTTCTACCATCTTTGTGGACCACAGAACTGCAATGGGGCTAAACCAGACTTTGCTTAGTCTGTCTCCGGTGGCCTGGTACTATTTTGTGACCTACTGATTATTAGACAGAAAATGAGAAAAGGAAATGCTAGACAAATTGATCAGCCTCTGGTAAACTGATACACACACATGTTTTTTTTGTCTTCCCTTGCAGAGACCCAAAGATGCAGAACCAAGACATGGAAAAGAAGGGGACTGTTGGCTGTACAGCCACGATAGTCCTAAAGATGAATCACGAGAAGGACCGTCTGGTGGTCACCGACAGTCAGCTGACTCACAGCCACCCCCTGTGCCCCATTGAGTTTTCCTACTACTTCAGGAAGGGTTTTCTCATGGCAAATTCTTGCCTCCCTGTACGCACCACAAACAAGATCTCCAAGCAATTTGTGGGCGCTCAGGAAATTCAGCGTCTGCTAAGCTACTGCAAAACCCGAGACAATGGGGTTCAGGACACCCTGAAGGCACTGGACAGCCTTTTCACTGATGACCCTGGGGCCAAGGTCAAGCTGGTGTTTGTGGAAAACAAGGTGGTCATCCAAACGGTCTTCTTCCTCACCTCTATGATGAGGTCCTTCTGCCAGTGCTTCCCATTGGTTCTCTTCTTTGACCACATGGTAAGCTTCAATGAGGAGTTTGACCTCTACACAGTGCTGTGTATGGATGCCTTTGGGCAGGGGCGGGACTGTGCCTACTGTGTGACGCAGAAAGGGACACCAAACGTGCTACGCTTCACCCTCGCCTCGCTTCTGCAGAGTGTGCCAGACATGAAGTTTAAAGTGCGGTGTGTGACCTTAGGGGTGGAAATCAAAGAACTAGAAGTAGTAAAGGAACTGCTACCACATGCCAGGGTCCACATCTTTCGCACTCAAGTCCTGGAGATCTTGTTCACCAAAGCCCAGGAAATGGGAGCACCAGAGGATGAGAAGGTGTGGCCCCTTCTCTGTGAACTAGCTGAGTCCAGTTCTTTGACAGCTTATAGTGAGGCACTGAGAAAGATGGATGTCATCTTGCCCGAGAACTTCATGAAGTACTACCGTGAGCATTGGCATCCATGTTGTGAGATGTGGGTGGAATATGGGTCCTTCGAGAAAGTACGGGACATTGATGCTAGTGAACTCATCAACCAGCACAAACAGAAGCTGCTAGCAGGCCTCAATCTCTGCTCAACAGTAGCCCAGTGTATCTTGGACCTGGTGACCATCCAGACCTCAAAGGAAGAGGTGAAGACTCTCAATGAGGAGGAAGTGGCCACCCGCTACCACAGCATCTGCAACCCAGAGTCAGCCAGCCTAATCAAGGAAGAGCTGAGTTTCGCCACATATAGGGCCTACAACATCAGGGAAACTAGAGAGAGTTTTGTCCTTTACGACGGTGTCTCTGAGTTCTCCATGGACCTGAGCCTAACCTCCTGCAGCTGCTCCATCCACACCTCCAGCCTCCTGCCTTGCCGGCACCTCTTTGCTACTCGTCTGCGGAATGGGGAGCCTCTCTTTGATATGTCCCTCCtccagaaaaataaaacagcTGTATAGCataaaggccatgaaaaggtgcaaaccatacatatttctagtttttattataAGCTGTTTTGCTCTCCTTGAGCTGAGAACAGACTTAAGAGAATTATaaatgtgctttttttctggtAAATACCTTTCTgaggctgtagaaatttgtggtttgacattttggcctatgctaacttgtgataagttgctggtcagaaactaagagccagagactcctatgacagaggacacctgctgtatccagataaacaatcagagGGAGAAGTAAGGGGTGTGGGTAATACT carries:
- the LOC115466469 gene encoding uncharacterized protein ZSWIM9-like — encoded protein: MWSSTVMDEKELHGKEFCSWEEFSLFFDSWCEQRKVLFFVKNSLPLSKCKWACDPPRPEVVDALKYSSVRLVCKDRKGAASKMEPGDPKMQNQDMEKKGTVGCTATIVLKMNHEKDRLVVTDSQLTHSHPLCPIEFSYYFRKGFLMANSCLPVRTTNKISKQFVGAQEIQRLLSYCKTRDNGVQDTLKALDSLFTDDPGAKVKLVFVENKVVIQTVFFLTSMMRSFCQCFPLVLFFDHMVSFNEEFDLYTVLCMDAFGQGRDCAYCVTQKGTPNVLRFTLASLLQSVPDMKFKVRCVTLGVEIKELEVVKELLPHARVHIFRTQVLEILFTKAQEMGAPEDEKVWPLLCELAESSSLTAYSEALRKMDVILPENFMKYYREHWHPCCEMWVEYGSFEKVRDIDASELINQHKQKLLAGLNLCSTVAQCILDLVTIQTSKEEVKTLNEEEVATRYHSICNPESASLIKEELSFATYRAYNIRETRESFVLYDGVSEFSMDLSLTSCSCSIHTSSLLPCRHLFATRLRNGEPLFDMSLLQKNKTAV